A genomic stretch from Sphingobacterium sp. ML3W includes:
- a CDS encoding RagB/SusD family nutrient uptake outer membrane protein yields MKITKIKLIYILLGLSSVTTSCKDKLDTVPTTSVTEEQIYKDTRGVATVVNGTWKYLNDTYFTFANPGYTSVMRTSDAMGSDVAVTTKYGYRDAYGFTELDNRRSYRVSSFWTLFYKVIDNTNNVIAKVDGVTGDIADKNFLKGQAKALRAFIYLNLASFYQFSYLKDKNAKAVPIYIEPSTLQTKGKPRASLEELYQLIVKDLKDSEVLLASATKVEKYQISIDVVYGLLARTYLQIGEWKLAAEYATKAGAAHNLMSASDYQAGFNDAQNSEWLWGHLQTTEQNTASYTFHYIDVSSSASYYYSFMADPYFKDLFDKDDVRYALFEWDGLKGREGFLRYKKFKMKTNQIGDIVYMRSAEMLLIAAEAYARAGEVDKAVAALNKLRKARNAKLFEGRDGATLIAEILVERRKELWGEGFALSDIIRTQGKVTRKAFLNDKGEPIQVQVVDEEGKTKLVDGQGHRVIKFSDGSNFVNNSPYYLFAIPNTEYEQNPNL; encoded by the coding sequence ATGAAAATTACGAAAATAAAACTTATTTATATTCTTTTAGGGCTTTCCTCCGTCACTACTTCCTGTAAGGATAAACTAGATACTGTCCCTACGACATCAGTGACAGAAGAACAGATTTATAAAGATACACGTGGTGTTGCAACGGTTGTAAATGGTACCTGGAAATATTTAAATGATACCTATTTTACCTTTGCAAATCCAGGTTATACATCTGTAATGCGTACAAGTGATGCCATGGGAAGCGATGTGGCAGTGACAACCAAATACGGTTATCGCGACGCCTATGGTTTTACAGAGTTAGATAACCGCCGGTCTTACCGGGTATCATCTTTTTGGACCTTATTTTATAAAGTAATTGATAATACCAATAATGTAATCGCGAAAGTGGATGGGGTAACTGGCGATATCGCGGATAAAAACTTTCTGAAAGGACAGGCAAAAGCATTGCGTGCATTTATTTATCTTAATCTGGCTTCATTCTATCAATTTAGCTATTTAAAAGACAAGAATGCGAAGGCTGTCCCGATTTATATCGAACCTAGCACCCTGCAAACGAAAGGTAAACCAAGAGCTAGTTTAGAGGAGTTGTACCAGCTTATTGTGAAAGATCTAAAAGATAGCGAAGTTTTATTGGCATCGGCAACTAAAGTGGAAAAATATCAGATTAGTATAGATGTTGTTTATGGTCTTCTCGCCAGGACATATCTACAGATCGGGGAATGGAAATTAGCTGCCGAATATGCAACTAAAGCGGGAGCTGCGCATAATCTAATGAGCGCTTCGGATTATCAGGCTGGGTTTAATGACGCACAAAATTCAGAATGGCTCTGGGGACATCTGCAAACTACTGAGCAGAATACAGCTAGTTATACGTTTCATTATATAGATGTTTCTTCTTCAGCCTCTTATTATTATAGTTTTATGGCTGATCCATATTTTAAGGATCTATTTGATAAAGATGATGTCCGCTATGCCTTGTTTGAATGGGATGGTTTAAAAGGCCGTGAAGGATTTTTGCGCTACAAGAAGTTTAAAATGAAGACGAATCAAATAGGGGATATTGTGTATATGCGTTCGGCTGAAATGTTGCTGATTGCAGCAGAGGCTTATGCACGTGCAGGTGAGGTTGATAAAGCAGTAGCTGCGCTGAATAAATTGCGAAAGGCACGTAACGCCAAGTTATTTGAAGGGAGAGATGGTGCAACACTAATTGCAGAAATTCTAGTAGAACGTAGAAAAGAGCTTTGGGGCGAGGGGTTTGCATTATCTGATATTATTCGTACCCAAGGTAAGGTTACACGAAAGGCTTTTTTAAATGATAAAGGAGAACCGATACAGGTGCAGGTTGTTGACGAAGAAGGGAAAACAAAATTGGTCGATGGACAAGGCCATCGGGTGATCAAATTCTCTGACGGTTCTAACTTTGTGAATAATAGTCCATATTATCTATTTGCTATTCCCAATACAGAATACGAACAGAATCCAAATTTGTAA
- a CDS encoding PepSY-associated TM helix domain-containing protein has translation MIKSSILWLHKWLGIITGVIVLILSITGCIYTFQDELKLWAYPEKYFIAPVDSSLDPLPLSTLLNNAQSNLENGQKISRVDLYPAKDRTWVFRAMKTDETAFGHWNYFRYYKRVFINPYTGKVQQVENTKTEFFQLVLQLHLNLLLGKKYGHALVSWSTALFIVILLSGIVLWWPKQWKGKNLRRSFWIDTKVKWKRLNHDLHNVIGFYSLFIALAFAITGLAFAFPGFKKTYIATFNLFQQEAASTALLVPTPIPLAYEKFQDNALHYSLKNYPQAEMLSIRLKKETEQEVDIQIRRYEKRSGVFNWLYFDRKEASLKQIKTGDNLRFGDKLGSLNYDIHTGSIGGFGTKIIAFIASLFCASLPITGYIIWVNKSKKAKKKKGYQHNVNKYC, from the coding sequence ATGATCAAGTCGAGCATACTTTGGCTACATAAATGGCTCGGGATAATCACCGGTGTCATTGTACTCATTTTAAGTATAACAGGATGTATATATACCTTTCAGGATGAGCTCAAACTATGGGCTTATCCCGAAAAGTATTTTATAGCGCCTGTTGACAGCTCCTTAGATCCACTCCCTTTAAGCACCTTACTAAACAATGCGCAAAGTAACCTGGAAAACGGGCAGAAAATCTCTCGTGTAGACCTCTATCCAGCAAAAGATCGAACCTGGGTATTTCGTGCCATGAAAACAGATGAGACAGCCTTTGGCCATTGGAATTACTTTCGCTATTATAAAAGGGTGTTCATTAATCCTTATACCGGTAAGGTGCAACAGGTTGAAAACACAAAGACAGAATTTTTTCAACTGGTATTACAACTCCATCTCAATTTGTTGCTGGGGAAAAAATATGGTCATGCCTTAGTCAGTTGGTCTACGGCCCTATTTATTGTCATTCTATTGAGCGGGATCGTATTGTGGTGGCCGAAACAATGGAAGGGAAAAAATCTCCGCAGGAGCTTTTGGATAGACACGAAGGTTAAATGGAAACGGTTAAATCACGATCTGCACAATGTGATTGGCTTCTATAGCCTTTTTATTGCACTGGCTTTTGCGATTACAGGTTTGGCATTTGCATTTCCGGGATTCAAAAAGACCTATATCGCTACATTTAATCTTTTTCAACAGGAAGCGGCATCTACAGCTCTACTGGTCCCAACACCAATCCCCTTGGCTTATGAAAAATTTCAGGACAATGCACTGCACTATAGTCTCAAAAATTATCCGCAGGCCGAAATGCTTTCCATCCGGTTGAAAAAAGAAACAGAGCAAGAAGTCGATATTCAAATCAGAAGGTACGAAAAACGAAGCGGTGTCTTTAACTGGCTATATTTTGACAGAAAAGAGGCCAGTTTAAAACAAATCAAAACCGGTGACAACTTACGGTTTGGAGATAAACTTGGATCGCTCAATTATGACATCCACACCGGCAGTATTGGTGGCTTTGGAACAAAGATTATTGCTTTTATCGCCAGTCTTTTTTGTGCTTCCCTGCCAATCACAGGTTATATTATCTGGGTGAACAAAAGCAAGAAGGCAAAGAAAAAGAAGGGTTATCAACATAATGTTAATAAGTACTGTTAA
- a CDS encoding TonB-dependent receptor produces MKNRTRYMMFAAGTLVLLGTQLHAQELSILVKNTENQPVAQANIKLNGKNIGYSNQQGQFNLPKAPTNTLLQFRVSYTGFSALEKMVSLDTVSGPILFQLNPAQTLDEIIVTAGRKAESISTVPSSVSILTTKEIEAQSQISTNLSTILGNTIPGLGTATNKATNSGQTLRGRSVLVLIDGIPQSTPLMNGQRDLRTIDPSVIERVEVIKGATSIYGNGSAGGIINYITRNPAKDSAPIQGITSLRTTFNPINSAGTLGYRAAQTLYGRKNNWDYTVSGSADYVGLQRDGNGTALGQTDGLSNTYQYNAFFKLGYAIDNSSNLSAVYNFYRSNQHNRYISQTGIYGQSPTIGVKGDDPGKPAGTPYNHNAMLTYTKNNLFASTSLVASAYYNTFRSMNRYVEKASAWYGPGQTQINSEKKGLRINLNTPFQVFGSNADVTYGLDLLNDVTDQNLTDGRVYIPYMNMLNVAPYAQVKIDFLENLIFKGGVRYENATVKIKDFNTIATGPENAGSIAVKGGEIPYKGATFNAGLRYNKYSFFNPFISFSQGFAINELGRIVRRATDNDLDSLKTDPIITNNYEIGFSSNYSIFQLSGSYYYSTSKMGVELVDIGGYLMPQRLPEDVYGYEIALSANISPQLTVGGTYAYVEGKSKKEDGTKSYLNGSRIAPIKATGYIYYTPIKPLTFQLFWVHTGTRDRFLPNEKGVYKNSEGPVRPVDLFNLNGNYQINKQWSLGLGVENLFNKNYYPVVSQYRALNEEYVRGQGMMASFNINYKF; encoded by the coding sequence ATGAAGAATAGAACACGATATATGATGTTCGCAGCAGGAACCCTTGTCCTTCTCGGGACTCAGTTACATGCACAAGAGTTATCTATCCTCGTAAAAAACACAGAAAATCAACCTGTGGCTCAAGCCAATATCAAACTCAATGGGAAAAACATTGGTTACTCAAATCAGCAGGGGCAATTTAATCTCCCTAAAGCACCGACAAATACCCTGCTTCAATTTCGTGTTTCATATACCGGTTTCTCAGCCCTTGAAAAAATGGTGAGTTTAGACACAGTCAGCGGTCCTATCCTATTTCAATTAAATCCAGCACAGACTTTAGACGAAATTATTGTTACCGCTGGTCGTAAAGCTGAAAGTATCTCTACAGTGCCTTCGTCGGTATCTATTTTAACAACAAAAGAGATCGAAGCACAGAGCCAGATCAGCACTAATCTTTCAACCATACTTGGCAATACAATTCCAGGACTGGGTACAGCTACCAATAAAGCAACCAATTCAGGTCAGACTTTACGCGGGCGATCTGTACTGGTTTTAATAGATGGGATCCCACAATCTACACCATTAATGAATGGACAGCGCGATCTACGCACCATCGATCCAAGTGTTATTGAACGCGTGGAAGTTATTAAAGGAGCAACCTCCATCTATGGAAATGGCTCAGCTGGCGGGATTATCAACTACATCACGCGCAATCCAGCAAAAGATTCAGCTCCTATCCAAGGAATTACCAGCTTGAGGACAACCTTCAATCCTATAAACAGTGCCGGAACATTGGGCTATCGTGCCGCCCAAACACTATATGGCCGAAAAAACAACTGGGATTACACCGTCAGCGGATCGGCGGATTATGTGGGGCTTCAACGCGATGGTAATGGAACAGCGCTTGGTCAGACGGATGGTCTTTCAAATACCTATCAATACAATGCATTCTTCAAACTTGGTTACGCCATCGATAACAGCTCCAATCTGTCCGCTGTATATAATTTTTATCGAAGCAACCAGCACAACAGATACATCAGTCAGACGGGTATCTACGGACAATCCCCGACCATCGGAGTAAAAGGAGATGACCCTGGCAAACCTGCCGGTACGCCATACAACCACAATGCGATGCTGACTTATACGAAAAATAATCTTTTTGCCTCCACTTCTCTCGTTGCATCGGCTTATTACAACACCTTTCGATCCATGAATCGTTATGTTGAAAAAGCATCGGCATGGTATGGTCCTGGTCAAACACAGATCAACTCTGAAAAAAAAGGATTGCGTATCAATCTCAACACGCCTTTTCAAGTATTTGGCTCTAACGCGGATGTCACTTATGGACTTGATCTCCTGAATGACGTCACGGATCAAAACCTGACGGACGGTAGGGTCTATATTCCTTATATGAATATGCTCAATGTGGCACCTTATGCACAAGTAAAGATTGATTTCCTAGAAAATCTAATTTTCAAAGGTGGAGTCCGCTATGAAAACGCAACCGTCAAAATAAAAGATTTCAACACCATTGCTACTGGACCGGAAAACGCGGGTAGCATCGCTGTTAAAGGCGGCGAAATACCTTATAAAGGGGCTACATTCAATGCCGGTCTCCGTTATAACAAATATTCGTTCTTTAACCCCTTCATAAGCTTTTCACAAGGATTTGCTATCAATGAACTTGGCCGTATTGTCCGCAGGGCAACCGACAACGACCTGGATAGTCTAAAAACAGATCCCATCATCACCAATAACTATGAAATAGGGTTTTCTAGCAACTACAGTATTTTCCAATTATCTGGCTCCTACTATTATAGTACTTCAAAAATGGGGGTAGAACTGGTCGACATTGGTGGTTACCTAATGCCGCAACGCCTACCAGAAGATGTCTATGGATATGAAATAGCCCTCAGTGCAAATATTAGCCCGCAACTGACTGTAGGAGGAACTTATGCATATGTCGAGGGAAAATCGAAAAAAGAAGACGGCACGAAATCCTACCTCAATGGCTCACGTATCGCTCCAATCAAAGCGACGGGATATATCTATTATACGCCGATCAAACCATTGACCTTTCAATTATTCTGGGTGCATACGGGCACGCGCGATCGTTTCCTGCCTAACGAAAAAGGTGTTTATAAAAATAGCGAGGGACCTGTTAGACCAGTAGATCTTTTTAACTTGAATGGCAATTATCAGATCAACAAACAATGGTCATTGGGACTAGGCGTCGAAAATCTTTTCAATAAGAACTACTATCCGGTTGTAAGTCAATACCGTGCACTAAATGAGGAATATGTAAGAGGTCAGGGAATGATGGCTTCCTTTAATATCAATTACAAATTTTAG
- a CDS encoding glycerophosphodiester phosphodiesterase family protein, with translation MAASDHNAIRLKTISVFLLLFFSSLLYAKVFAQSNQRLKFESVEAMRAYFKYAEGKKIISGHRGTIEDGLPENSIAAFEAVLRKTQAIFEIDPRYTKDSVAVLLHDANLERVTNGVGRVSDYTWAELRKLRLKDHAGNVTEYPINTLDEVIEWAKGKTILNLDKKDLPLSATAAILRKHNAYSWVWVTVHNVEQAAYYLTQNPDQYMSMHIKDQEALAKFKASGLPYDRMIVYIGPDLRESNAEMYRFFNKKGVMCMISSAPTYDKLTKKEERKEKYRAIFAQGASILESDLPMEVADAID, from the coding sequence ATGGCTGCTTCAGATCACAATGCTATACGGTTGAAAACGATTTCTGTATTTCTATTATTATTTTTCTCAAGTTTATTATATGCGAAAGTTTTTGCCCAGAGCAATCAGAGGCTGAAGTTTGAATCTGTGGAAGCCATGCGCGCATACTTTAAGTATGCTGAAGGAAAGAAAATCATAAGCGGTCACCGTGGGACGATAGAAGATGGTCTTCCTGAAAATTCTATTGCGGCTTTTGAGGCTGTGTTACGTAAAACTCAAGCAATTTTTGAAATAGATCCACGCTATACGAAAGATAGTGTTGCGGTATTACTTCATGATGCAAACTTGGAGCGTGTGACAAATGGGGTTGGTCGGGTATCGGATTATACCTGGGCTGAATTGCGTAAACTTCGTCTGAAAGACCATGCTGGAAATGTCACCGAATATCCTATAAATACCCTTGATGAAGTGATTGAATGGGCAAAAGGGAAAACCATTTTAAATCTTGATAAGAAAGATTTACCGCTGTCAGCGACCGCAGCTATATTGCGAAAGCATAATGCATATAGCTGGGTTTGGGTAACCGTACATAACGTTGAGCAGGCAGCCTACTATTTAACACAAAATCCAGATCAGTATATGTCTATGCATATCAAAGATCAGGAAGCCTTAGCTAAATTTAAGGCTTCGGGATTGCCCTATGATCGAATGATTGTCTATATTGGTCCTGATTTAAGAGAATCGAATGCAGAAATGTATCGCTTTTTTAATAAAAAGGGGGTGATGTGTATGATTTCGTCAGCGCCAACTTATGACAAGCTAACAAAGAAAGAAGAAAGAAAGGAAAAATATAGGGCGATATTCGCACAGGGGGCATCTATTCTCGAATCTGATTTACCCATGGAAGTCGCAGATGCAATAGATTAA
- a CDS encoding tetratricopeptide repeat protein → MDDQILDKIDQLSEEGNAYCDEENFREAIRVWTEALNLIPSPQNVHAESLWLEASIGDAYFLEDDFENALPHFENAKGNIIENAYENPFIMLRLGQCYLETANTESAQEYLLRAYMMEGKEIFEEESPNYFNFLADNVELD, encoded by the coding sequence ATGGATGATCAAATATTAGATAAAATCGACCAACTGAGTGAAGAGGGAAATGCTTATTGTGATGAAGAGAACTTTCGCGAAGCAATTAGGGTTTGGACTGAGGCGCTCAATTTAATCCCTAGCCCGCAAAATGTCCACGCTGAAAGTCTTTGGCTGGAAGCCTCCATTGGGGATGCTTATTTCTTAGAGGACGACTTCGAAAACGCACTTCCACACTTTGAAAATGCCAAAGGCAATATCATCGAGAATGCCTATGAAAATCCATTTATCATGCTGCGATTAGGACAGTGTTATCTGGAAACAGCCAATACAGAGTCTGCACAAGAATACCTTCTTCGCGCCTATATGATGGAAGGAAAAGAGATTTTTGAAGAGGAATCACCAAACTATTTTAATTTTCTGGCTGATAACGTCGAATTGGATTAA
- a CDS encoding SusD/RagB family nutrient-binding outer membrane lipoprotein has protein sequence MKILNILYTTVIGISFVASSCSKSKFADINTDPNRPATVTTPTILVTAEKQLVNALRSEEVSLRGAQLFSQYFAQNIYTDQSRYQIPTSYSDNYWTATYKALNNLNDIIKLNTNESTKAIAAAGTAGTNANQIAIVRILKSYAFQSLTDVFGNIPYESYGNKDADFEALQQDPDNLTPKYASQEKIYKDILNELQQAADTLLKYPTVRTFGSSDIIYQGSNASWAKFANSLRLRVANRMKAKDAALAATHIADAIKKGIFTTNSDNAVFKYSKTPPNEAPLFRATVTAKRQDFAISNVLIEALQGTRGPFKTVDPRLSKFAKPTSSGNAYFGQPYGLPLAAGNLFPVAKISLPSDIINAADYGEVLLEYAEVAFLLSENNNWDQTNYEKGTRASLEKWGVSQEDLNSYISKLPAANKEHVLSQKYLALFNQSIEAWSEIRRTGYPLFLIKKGDVTWSGTIDGKPVTYTFNPEVGDAIPSRLVYPLKEQSTNKSNYQAALAQQGDDVINTKIWWNK, from the coding sequence ATGAAAATATTAAATATACTATATACAACAGTAATCGGTATTTCCTTTGTCGCATCTTCATGCTCCAAGTCCAAGTTTGCTGATATTAATACCGATCCCAATCGTCCCGCCACCGTCACAACTCCAACAATCTTGGTAACTGCCGAAAAGCAATTGGTTAATGCCTTACGAAGCGAAGAGGTCAGCTTACGTGGAGCACAATTATTTTCACAATATTTTGCCCAAAATATTTACACTGATCAATCACGTTATCAAATACCAACGAGTTATTCCGACAACTACTGGACGGCAACTTACAAAGCATTGAATAACTTAAATGATATTATCAAACTCAATACCAATGAAAGCACCAAAGCGATCGCAGCAGCTGGAACGGCTGGCACCAACGCGAATCAGATTGCTATAGTGAGAATTCTTAAATCTTATGCTTTTCAGTCATTAACCGATGTTTTTGGTAATATTCCCTATGAGTCCTATGGCAATAAAGATGCTGATTTTGAAGCCCTGCAACAGGACCCAGACAACTTAACGCCTAAATATGCAAGTCAGGAGAAAATCTATAAAGATATTCTAAACGAACTGCAACAAGCGGCAGATACACTTCTTAAATATCCAACTGTCAGGACTTTTGGATCTTCGGATATTATCTACCAAGGATCCAATGCCAGTTGGGCAAAATTCGCCAATTCACTACGTTTGCGTGTGGCCAATCGCATGAAAGCCAAAGATGCCGCATTGGCAGCGACCCATATTGCCGATGCGATAAAGAAAGGCATATTTACCACCAACAGCGACAATGCCGTATTTAAATATTCTAAAACTCCACCCAATGAGGCTCCACTATTCCGAGCCACTGTGACAGCCAAACGGCAAGATTTCGCCATTTCAAATGTGCTTATCGAAGCTCTACAAGGCACACGTGGTCCCTTTAAAACTGTAGACCCTCGCTTGTCTAAATTCGCAAAACCAACATCCTCAGGAAATGCCTATTTCGGCCAGCCGTATGGGCTTCCCTTAGCCGCCGGCAATCTCTTTCCTGTAGCTAAAATCTCACTCCCGAGCGATATTATTAATGCTGCAGATTATGGCGAAGTACTCTTAGAATATGCCGAAGTAGCATTTCTTCTGTCGGAAAATAACAATTGGGATCAAACTAACTATGAGAAAGGAACCCGCGCTTCGCTGGAAAAATGGGGGGTATCACAAGAAGATCTAAACAGCTATATCAGCAAACTACCAGCTGCCAATAAAGAACATGTGCTTTCTCAAAAATATCTGGCACTTTTCAATCAGAGTATAGAAGCTTGGTCAGAAATCAGAAGAACGGGCTATCCACTATTTCTCATCAAAAAAGGAGATGTTACCTGGAGTGGCACTATCGATGGCAAACCCGTCACCTATACCTTTAATCCCGAAGTTGGCGATGCCATACCAAGTCGTTTGGTGTATCCATTGAAAGAACAAAGTACAAATAAATCAAATTATCAAGCAGCCCTTGCACAACAAGGAGATGATGTGATCAACACCAAAATATGGTGGAATAAATAA